The sequence CCCGCTCGTTATTAGCCCTGGTCATTGGGGCGAGTGGAGTATTGTCGGCTCTATTCCTTAACGATACCATCGTGCTGATGATGACACCGATTGTGCTCGATGTGACCCGCACGTTACGTCGTAACCCACTACCATACCTGATCGGTCTGGCAGTAGCGGCAAATATCGGTTCAACGGCTACCATTACCGGTAATCCGCAAAACATGATCATCGGTAACTCCTCGAATATACCCTATCTCGATTTTGCCATTGCCCTGACCCCAACCGCTCTCATTGGGCTGGTGATCTGTTGGTTTATCGTCATGCTGGTCTATCGTGACGAATTCCAGAGGGGCACTCTCACAGCACCTGATGTTCTACGCATACGCATCTACCGTCCGCTCCTCCGCAAAGCAGCGCTGGTCATCAGCTTCATGCTGATCGCATTTCTCATCGGTGTACCGGTTCCGCTGGCAGCATTTTTGGCGGCGGCCACGCTACTCACCACACGGCGCTTGCGCCCTGAGCGCGTGTTCAAAACCATAGACTGGAACCTGCTCACCTTTTTTGCTGGACTGTTTGTCGTCACACACGCGCTCGATGTTCAGGGTTGGACGGAGCTCCTCTTTACTACCCTGCTGCCATTAGCTCAGGCCGGAATGGTACCGTTTGGCATTGTATCGGTCATTCTCTCGAATCTGATCAGTAATGTACCGGCCGTGCTCTTGTTACAGGAATTAGTACCTGCATTCGCCGATCAACAGCGAGCGTGGCTAACGTTAGCCGCAACTGCAACCTTGGCCGGCAATCTAACGTTGCTCGGTTCGGTTGCCAACCTGATCATGGCCGAACTGGCTGCACGCTGGGGAGTACGGGTAAGCTTTAGCGCGTATCTGAAGGTCGGCTTACCGGTAACCATCTTGACCGTCATCGTGAGTCTGGTATTAGTTTGAAAAAAGGTGGCAGCGGTACCGTGCTCATCAATTGCCGACATGTGTAGCTAGCGAGAGGTTCCTGGCGCAAGAGGCTGGATTGGTTCGCGCAAAAGGTGGCCGTGCTGCCGCATCACTCATACTTGCACGCAAAGAACGAGTATGGTACACTCGGAACGGACACGCCCTCGTAGCTCAGGGGATAGAGCAGCAGTTTCCTAAACTGCGTGTCGTGCGTTCGAGTCGCACCGGGGGCGCCACCGGCAAACGTGGGCAGCGAGATGTGGCTCTTCGCCCACGTTTAATTTTGGTATAGCAAAAGAAGAAACCATAACCACTTGATGGCTAGCGCTTTCTATCCATCAAGCCTGTCACCGTTCTGGTTGGCACGGATTGATGTTCGGCTCCTACTCGCGTCTTGATGAGATATGCATTAAGATGCGCGAATGCAAGCGGAGTCGAGATAGAAATAGCCAGATTCCACTTTTTGACGATCATCCTTGTGTGTGTGATGATCATTCTGAGTAGAATAATACCCGTGATATGCAATCGTTTTGAAACGTTGCGACACCGGAGTATACCGTGGTTTTCCGTTCAGCTCCTACCCGCAATACCGTCGTCA comes from Chloroflexus sp. Y-396-1 and encodes:
- a CDS encoding anion transporter, whose protein sequence is MIIPILTLLIVVATIIGIAAGRWPFIRADRTTIALIGSAFMLGIGAISLEEAYVALDLDTILLLFSMMVINGSLFLSGFFGLITQRVVQFARGPRSLLALVIGASGVLSALFLNDTIVLMMTPIVLDVTRTLRRNPLPYLIGLAVAANIGSTATITGNPQNMIIGNSSNIPYLDFAIALTPTALIGLVICWFIVMLVYRDEFQRGTLTAPDVLRIRIYRPLLRKAALVISFMLIAFLIGVPVPLAAFLAAATLLTTRRLRPERVFKTIDWNLLTFFAGLFVVTHALDVQGWTELLFTTLLPLAQAGMVPFGIVSVILSNLISNVPAVLLLQELVPAFADQQRAWLTLAATATLAGNLTLLGSVANLIMAELAARWGVRVSFSAYLKVGLPVTILTVIVSLVLV